A genomic window from Arthrobacter sp. FW306-07-I includes:
- a CDS encoding IS30 family transposase produces the protein MGNSEACRIVGISRSSGTRWRHGHTVVLKSGDVKKIAPISRLRPAAISARFLSESERITIADLLHAGRSIRAIAMELGRSPSTVSREIRRNIHEPSGNYRPRTAQRSAERRRSRQRPGKIAANPELQEFVREHLKQRWSPRQISNRLRAYFPGQPEMHVVPETVYQALYGRGSLDLAVDPAVSLRSGRTGRRPRRRKEHRTRRFPDVVMIRDRPAEVLSRLVPGHWEGDLIIGKGGRSAIATLVERTTRFIILVHLAGNRGAENLRDRLAESMSPLPPHLRRSLTWDQGTEMACHQGFTRQTLIPVYFCDPASPWQRGSNENTNGLLRQYFPKGTDLGVHTPEHLTRVAAELNRRPREILGWQSPMEHLAKLTSPALEP, from the coding sequence ATGGGCAATTCCGAAGCGTGCCGAATCGTTGGAATCAGCCGTAGTTCCGGCACTCGATGGCGGCACGGTCATACGGTTGTTCTGAAGTCCGGCGACGTCAAAAAGATCGCCCCCATCTCCCGTCTAAGACCGGCCGCGATTTCTGCCCGATTTCTCTCCGAGTCCGAACGGATCACGATCGCGGACCTCCTGCATGCCGGGCGGAGCATTCGCGCTATCGCAATGGAACTCGGGCGCAGTCCATCCACCGTGAGTAGAGAGATTCGCCGGAACATTCACGAACCCTCTGGCAACTATCGTCCGCGGACAGCACAGCGCAGCGCCGAACGTAGACGGAGCCGCCAGCGGCCCGGCAAGATAGCAGCCAACCCCGAACTGCAGGAGTTCGTGCGTGAACATCTGAAGCAACGCTGGAGCCCCCGCCAGATCAGCAACCGTCTACGCGCTTATTTCCCGGGTCAACCCGAGATGCACGTCGTACCCGAGACTGTTTATCAAGCCCTATATGGGCGCGGAAGCCTGGATCTGGCCGTAGACCCTGCTGTATCGCTGCGCAGCGGACGGACTGGCCGCCGGCCGCGCCGCCGAAAGGAGCACCGGACCAGGCGCTTCCCGGACGTGGTGATGATCCGGGACAGGCCCGCGGAAGTGCTGAGCAGATTAGTACCGGGACATTGGGAGGGCGATCTAATAATTGGGAAGGGCGGTCGCTCCGCCATCGCCACACTGGTCGAACGAACCACTCGCTTCATCATCCTCGTGCACCTGGCAGGGAACCGTGGTGCTGAGAATCTGCGCGATCGGCTAGCTGAGTCGATGAGCCCGCTCCCGCCGCACCTGCGCCGTTCTTTGACCTGGGATCAGGGCACTGAAATGGCTTGCCATCAGGGTTTTACGCGGCAGACGCTGATTCCGGTGTATTTCTGTGATCCCGCGAGCCCCTGGCAGCGCGGCTCAAACGAGAACACTAATGGCCTGCTTCGGCAGTACTTCCCGAAAGGAACAGACCTTGGCGTCCACACCCCCGAACACCTCACCAGGGTCGCCGCTGAACTCAATCGCAGACCACGCGAAATCCTGGGTTGGCAGAGTCCCATGGAGCACCTGGCTAAACTGACTTCACCAGCGCTAGAACCATAA
- a CDS encoding zinc-dependent alcohol dehydrogenase family protein — translation MRAMVFEGPGQLSLVEVPNPTPGPKEVVIEVAAVGICGTDTHVLDGEFEGTVFPLIPGHEASGTVVAVGEGVTSLVAGDHVVVNPSTTCGECEYCLTGRGNLCRNWNGLGVVASDGAAAQFLKAPVSNVFKLKPETDLYQAALIEPLACAIRGYDILPRKMGEHYLVYGAGTMGLLMAQLAPRAGAASVTIVDLNESRLQAAREVGIENVYSSADEASRDQWDVVIDCTGVIRAIEDGLPRVKAGGTFQHFGVAPAEAKAGYSPFRVYRDELNIVGTMAVLNTFGRAVEMFEAGAIKSVPMISHSFTLEDYSDALDMFRKGTGRKLQIRPNDATSRVL, via the coding sequence ATGCGTGCAATGGTTTTTGAAGGCCCAGGTCAGCTCTCACTCGTAGAGGTTCCCAACCCGACCCCTGGGCCGAAAGAAGTGGTCATCGAAGTGGCGGCAGTTGGGATATGCGGCACGGACACCCATGTTCTCGACGGCGAATTCGAAGGCACCGTTTTCCCGCTCATTCCGGGGCACGAAGCCTCCGGCACGGTCGTAGCAGTCGGCGAGGGCGTCACGAGTCTCGTTGCCGGGGATCATGTTGTCGTCAACCCCAGCACCACGTGCGGCGAATGCGAATACTGCCTGACCGGCAGGGGCAACCTCTGTCGCAACTGGAACGGCCTCGGTGTGGTCGCGAGTGACGGCGCAGCTGCCCAGTTCTTGAAAGCGCCTGTCAGTAATGTCTTCAAGCTCAAGCCCGAGACGGACCTGTATCAGGCGGCTCTTATTGAACCGCTGGCTTGTGCCATCCGCGGATACGACATCCTCCCTCGCAAAATGGGCGAGCACTACCTGGTCTACGGTGCGGGCACGATGGGTCTGCTGATGGCCCAGCTCGCCCCGCGGGCCGGTGCAGCCAGCGTGACCATCGTCGATCTGAACGAAAGCCGGCTGCAGGCCGCCAGAGAAGTCGGTATCGAAAACGTGTATTCGAGCGCAGACGAAGCCAGCCGTGACCAGTGGGACGTGGTAATCGACTGCACGGGAGTCATCCGTGCCATCGAGGACGGGCTGCCCCGCGTGAAGGCAGGCGGAACCTTCCAGCACTTCGGTGTTGCCCCAGCAGAGGCGAAGGCCGGATACTCCCCGTTCCGCGTTTACCGCGATGAACTGAACATCGTCGGCACCATGGCGGTGCTGAACACGTTTGGCCGTGCCGTGGAAATGTTCGAAGCAGGGGCCATTAAGAGTGTGCCGATGATCAGCCACTCGTTCACGCTTGAGGACTACAGCGATGCTCTGGACATGTTCCGAAAGGGCACAGGCCGCAAGCTACAGATCCGGCCCAACGACGCGACGTCCCGGGTGCTCTGA
- a CDS encoding DUF2291 family protein: protein MSTRTSTALRPGRLIGLGAILVLLVLMFFSTKILTGSQATETAPGTFSPQAFAEEKYESEIAPDIEKRATDIVTVSQAIRSDPAAAAKQYGVVSGTSPAVYSVKLTGVAGAPDANGQVSVKVDGVPGDIKVLVQMGPAVNGTAIRDATGKVDYAQFKNQIDYQNVGAELNNQLKKLVLASVDKQTLEGKTVAVVGAFQLINPAAYIITPVKVDVTK, encoded by the coding sequence ATGAGCACTCGCACGTCAACGGCCCTCAGACCGGGCCGTCTTATCGGCCTCGGCGCGATCCTGGTTCTCCTGGTCCTGATGTTCTTCAGCACGAAGATACTTACAGGATCCCAGGCCACGGAGACCGCGCCGGGCACCTTCAGCCCGCAGGCGTTTGCGGAGGAAAAATATGAGTCGGAAATTGCGCCCGACATCGAAAAGCGGGCGACCGACATCGTGACCGTCAGCCAGGCCATCCGCTCTGATCCGGCTGCGGCCGCCAAACAGTACGGCGTTGTCAGCGGAACGTCTCCGGCTGTCTATTCGGTGAAACTGACGGGAGTTGCCGGGGCGCCCGATGCTAATGGTCAGGTGTCCGTGAAGGTCGACGGCGTTCCGGGCGATATCAAGGTTCTCGTTCAAATGGGGCCGGCCGTCAACGGCACGGCCATCCGCGATGCAACGGGAAAAGTTGATTATGCCCAGTTCAAAAACCAGATCGACTATCAGAATGTCGGCGCTGAACTGAATAACCAACTCAAGAAGCTGGTCCTGGCCAGCGTGGACAAGCAGACTCTGGAGGGTAAGACAGTTGCCGTGGTCGGGGCGTTCCAGTTGATCAACCCCGCTGCGTACATCATTACCCCGGTGAAGGTGGACGTGACGAAATGA
- a CDS encoding sugar ABC transporter ATP-binding protein codes for MTTNVILRAQNVTKRYGGTHALKGVDFDVVEGKVTVLFGENGAGKSTLMKILAGIEMPTSGSLELRGERIEFASTVDAREQGISIIHQELSLCPNLSVRDNIFMGREITGRTGAVDFPAERREVNELMERLEEPIDPDTLVADLRLGQQQIVEIARALSVNARILIMDEPTSALSASEVGVLFKVIRDLTASGVSIVYISHHLEEALEISDYAVVLRDGSIVAAEDTANIDLDWIVGNMVGRNFSLGQPPSTDFGEVSLEVDDVKVADPSNPERLSVNGVSLNVRAGEIVCIYGLMGAGRTEMLEALAGRVPLVGGRVVVSGRDLNGLSIAERIGWGLGLVPEDRQRDGLVQTMSVGRNLSLASLGSFIRGLLLSGSAENTLVAQGIKDVRVKTAGPSAAIGSLSGGNQQKVVIGKMLATKPNVILLDEPSRGIDVGAKAEVFGLLSELAGNGLAVLYSTSEVEESLSIAHRVIVMSKGRISAEFDASTTTKEQIMAASGESTTTSKTNGHQK; via the coding sequence ATGACCACGAACGTGATACTTCGGGCGCAGAACGTCACCAAGCGTTACGGCGGCACGCACGCCCTCAAGGGTGTCGACTTTGATGTCGTCGAGGGCAAGGTGACTGTCCTGTTCGGGGAAAACGGTGCAGGCAAGTCCACCCTGATGAAGATTCTGGCGGGGATCGAAATGCCGACGTCCGGCAGTCTGGAACTGCGCGGCGAGAGGATCGAATTCGCATCCACCGTTGATGCGCGTGAGCAGGGAATCTCCATTATTCACCAGGAGTTAAGCCTCTGCCCGAACTTGAGCGTGCGCGACAACATCTTCATGGGCCGGGAAATCACAGGCCGGACAGGCGCGGTTGACTTCCCGGCAGAACGCCGGGAAGTCAACGAACTGATGGAGCGGCTGGAAGAACCCATCGATCCCGACACCCTGGTGGCAGACCTGCGCCTAGGCCAACAGCAGATCGTCGAGATTGCACGAGCCCTGTCAGTAAATGCCCGGATCCTCATCATGGATGAACCAACATCAGCCCTGAGCGCATCCGAAGTCGGAGTGCTATTCAAGGTAATCCGGGATCTTACCGCCTCCGGCGTCTCCATCGTCTACATCTCACATCATCTCGAGGAAGCGCTGGAGATTTCCGACTACGCAGTAGTGCTGCGCGATGGCTCGATTGTCGCCGCAGAGGACACAGCGAACATCGACCTCGACTGGATCGTCGGGAACATGGTGGGCCGGAACTTCAGTCTCGGCCAGCCGCCGTCGACGGACTTCGGAGAAGTGTCCCTGGAAGTCGACGACGTGAAAGTAGCCGACCCGTCAAATCCGGAACGCCTGTCGGTGAACGGCGTTTCCCTGAACGTACGGGCCGGGGAAATAGTCTGCATCTACGGGCTGATGGGTGCCGGCCGGACAGAAATGCTCGAAGCCCTGGCCGGACGCGTCCCTCTCGTCGGCGGCAGAGTCGTCGTTTCCGGCCGGGACCTGAACGGGCTGTCCATCGCCGAGCGCATCGGCTGGGGCCTTGGTCTGGTACCTGAGGACCGGCAGCGGGACGGGCTGGTGCAGACAATGTCTGTCGGACGAAATCTCTCACTGGCCAGCCTCGGCTCATTCATCCGGGGACTGCTGCTGTCCGGATCGGCCGAGAACACGCTGGTTGCGCAGGGAATTAAGGACGTCAGAGTCAAGACGGCCGGCCCTTCGGCCGCGATAGGTTCCCTCAGCGGCGGCAACCAGCAGAAGGTCGTCATCGGCAAGATGCTCGCCACCAAACCCAACGTGATACTCCTCGATGAGCCAAGTCGGGGAATCGACGTCGGAGCCAAGGCAGAGGTCTTTGGTCTGCTCAGCGAACTGGCTGGCAATGGACTAGCTGTCCTTTATTCGACTTCCGAGGTGGAAGAAAGTTTGAGCATCGCCCACAGGGTAATCGTCATGAGCAAGGGCCGCATTTCCGCCGAATTTGACGCGTCAACCACAACAAAAGAGCAAATCATGGCGGCCTCGGGCGAGTCCACCACCACATCGAAGACGAATGGACACCAGAAATGA
- a CDS encoding ABC transporter permease, translated as MTSTRTRIGASRPGWLSGGLDIPRLLLEGRAFIALIVITVIFSFLSPNYFSVENLLTMSAHVAVFAILAIGMLLVILNGGIDLSVGSTVGLSGVVAGFLMQGIQIPALGIALYPSVWVCVVIAVAVGGFVGWINGVLVSRFGVAPFVATLGTLYVVRGAALLITGGLTYPNLRGDDALGNTGFDWLGFNRILGIPTGVVVMVVIALLASVLLAKTPFGRWLFASGGNERAAELSGIPVKKVKVRIYVISGVCAAIAGVIVASELTSANPTTGNSFELTAIAAVVIGGAALSGGRGNIRGTLLGAFVIGFLSDGLVIIGVSEYWQMVFKGAVIVVAVMLNRVEYRSKRVKPSAVGSGPDPATTSGGPVPNLREPVK; from the coding sequence ATGACTTCAACACGGACACGGATCGGAGCATCCAGGCCAGGATGGCTGTCCGGCGGCCTTGATATCCCCCGGTTGCTGTTGGAAGGCAGGGCCTTCATCGCCCTCATCGTCATCACCGTAATCTTCTCCTTTCTATCACCGAACTACTTCAGCGTTGAGAACCTTCTGACGATGTCGGCGCACGTTGCCGTGTTTGCCATCCTGGCGATAGGCATGCTGCTGGTGATCCTCAATGGCGGCATCGATCTTTCGGTCGGCTCAACGGTCGGGCTTTCCGGCGTCGTGGCCGGGTTCCTCATGCAGGGAATCCAGATCCCGGCGCTGGGCATTGCCTTGTACCCCTCTGTATGGGTATGCGTTGTGATTGCGGTGGCGGTCGGTGGATTTGTCGGTTGGATTAATGGCGTGCTGGTCTCCCGGTTTGGTGTCGCGCCCTTCGTCGCAACGCTGGGCACCCTCTATGTCGTCCGGGGAGCCGCACTGCTGATCACGGGCGGCCTGACCTACCCGAACCTGCGCGGTGACGACGCCTTGGGCAACACCGGATTCGACTGGCTCGGCTTCAACCGGATTCTTGGCATTCCGACCGGCGTGGTTGTCATGGTTGTCATCGCACTCCTCGCCAGTGTGCTGCTGGCCAAGACTCCTTTCGGACGCTGGCTGTTCGCCTCAGGCGGCAACGAACGTGCAGCTGAGCTGTCTGGCATCCCGGTCAAAAAAGTCAAGGTCCGTATCTATGTCATATCAGGCGTCTGTGCGGCCATCGCGGGCGTCATCGTTGCATCCGAACTGACCTCGGCGAACCCTACAACGGGCAATTCGTTTGAATTGACTGCGATCGCCGCCGTGGTCATCGGCGGCGCGGCTCTCTCGGGAGGACGCGGAAACATCCGGGGCACGCTCCTTGGTGCGTTCGTGATCGGATTCCTCTCCGATGGCCTCGTCATCATCGGAGTCTCCGAGTACTGGCAAATGGTCTTCAAGGGTGCCGTCATCGTTGTCGCCGTCATGCTGAACCGCGTCGAATACCGCTCCAAGAGGGTAAAACCGTCCGCCGTCGGATCCGGGCCGGACCCGGCAACCACCTCCGGCGGTCCAGTCCCAAACCTGAGGGAACCGGTGAAGTAG
- a CDS encoding D-ribose ABC transporter substrate-binding protein encodes MNRKAAAIFAAGVTLLTLAGCGSSAGSGSPSASGSGEAGGGGKVITVIVNDPANPYWATEGDAAKAEGEKLGYKVNVNAHKGDTKAESDLIDAAITNKSAAILLDPANADGSIGAVQKATSAGIPVILVNAEINKQGLAKAQLVSNNAQGAALGAQEFVKAMGSKGTYVELKGAPADNNAATRSNGFATVLSQYPDLKLLEAQVANWDQKQGHDKMQSMLQAHPDIQGVLAGNDQMALGAIAALKEAGKLATVKVGGFDGAPDAVDAVKAGSLSYTVLQPVAEFSKKAVDYADQFIKTGKTGASEEKQAFDCTLINKDNAPSYTSAFTLSK; translated from the coding sequence ATGAATCGAAAAGCCGCTGCCATCTTTGCCGCCGGCGTCACGCTCCTCACCCTGGCCGGCTGCGGATCCTCTGCCGGGTCAGGTTCCCCCTCGGCATCCGGCTCCGGCGAAGCAGGCGGAGGCGGCAAGGTCATTACGGTGATCGTCAACGACCCGGCCAACCCGTACTGGGCCACGGAGGGAGACGCAGCGAAGGCCGAAGGTGAAAAGCTCGGATACAAGGTCAACGTGAACGCCCACAAGGGGGACACGAAGGCTGAGAGCGACCTTATCGACGCTGCCATCACGAATAAATCGGCGGCCATCCTGCTGGATCCTGCCAACGCAGACGGGTCCATCGGTGCCGTGCAGAAGGCAACCAGCGCCGGCATCCCCGTCATCCTCGTCAACGCAGAGATCAACAAGCAGGGTCTGGCTAAGGCACAGCTGGTCTCCAACAACGCCCAGGGCGCTGCATTGGGCGCCCAGGAATTTGTCAAAGCGATGGGAAGCAAAGGCACCTACGTCGAGCTCAAGGGAGCGCCTGCGGACAACAACGCAGCAACCCGGTCCAATGGGTTTGCCACCGTATTGTCCCAGTACCCGGACCTGAAGCTCCTCGAAGCCCAGGTCGCCAACTGGGATCAGAAGCAGGGGCACGACAAGATGCAGTCAATGCTGCAGGCACACCCTGACATCCAGGGCGTCCTTGCCGGCAACGACCAGATGGCTCTCGGTGCTATTGCCGCACTGAAGGAAGCCGGAAAGCTGGCCACGGTCAAGGTCGGCGGCTTCGATGGCGCCCCTGATGCCGTTGATGCCGTCAAGGCCGGTTCCCTGAGCTACACGGTCCTCCAGCCCGTTGCCGAGTTTTCCAAGAAGGCGGTCGACTACGCAGACCAGTTCATCAAGACGGGAAAAACGGGGGCCAGCGAGGAGAAGCAGGCTTTCGACTGCACCCTGATCAACAAGGACAACGCCCCCTCATACACCTCCGCATTCACCCTCTCAAAGTAG
- a CDS encoding dihydroxyacetone kinase family protein, with the protein MAYLFNNPIDFADQLTDGFAAAYPQWIRKVPGGVVRSNGAAPGSVVVITGGGSGHYPAFAGLVGPGLAHGAAMGNIFASPSAQQIYSVAKSAHAGGGVLLTYGNYAGDVLNFTVAKDRLNAEGIRTLMVAVTDDISSAPTAEIDKRRGIAGDLAVFKAAGACADAGGNLDEVFQVATRANERTRSFGIAFSGCTLPGAAAPLFQIPEGRMAVGMGIHGEPGISEQALPTADAAAELMVRSLLAEAPENLNGRRVGVILNGLGAVKSEELFVVYRKIAQMLDFAGIVVVDPEVGELVTSFEMAGVSLTLFWLDDELEKYWTAPASTPAFRKGVVSDEGPRYGKTPEYAAKNELPDASEASRQAAGQVQKLLETVQAEIDENAENLGFLDSVAGDGDHGIGMQRGAAAAADAGRAALAAGAGAGTLLSLAADAWADRAGGTSGVLWGLIIKSIGQSVGDNESPNTASISQGITEAAKQVMAFGKAELGDKTLVDVLIPFSVALSEGIRSGNAPENAWHAAAEAADEAAKSTASLVPKMGRARPHAEKSIGTPDPGAVSMAMIIRAVERDLSPEREVK; encoded by the coding sequence ATGGCTTATCTCTTCAACAATCCGATCGACTTCGCCGACCAACTCACCGACGGATTCGCCGCGGCTTACCCCCAATGGATTAGAAAAGTCCCCGGCGGCGTGGTCCGCAGCAATGGTGCTGCCCCGGGCAGCGTCGTGGTCATCACCGGCGGCGGCTCGGGCCACTACCCTGCCTTCGCGGGCCTCGTCGGCCCCGGCCTCGCCCACGGCGCAGCGATGGGAAACATCTTCGCGTCGCCCTCGGCGCAGCAGATCTATTCCGTAGCCAAGTCCGCCCACGCCGGTGGGGGAGTCCTGTTGACGTATGGAAACTACGCCGGAGACGTTCTGAACTTCACGGTGGCGAAGGATCGACTAAACGCCGAGGGTATACGGACTCTGATGGTCGCCGTCACCGACGATATTTCCAGTGCTCCCACGGCTGAGATCGATAAAAGGCGTGGAATTGCCGGCGATCTGGCCGTGTTCAAGGCGGCCGGGGCGTGCGCGGACGCAGGAGGCAACCTGGACGAGGTCTTCCAGGTGGCAACCCGTGCCAATGAAAGAACCCGTTCCTTTGGGATCGCCTTTTCCGGATGCACCCTCCCTGGCGCCGCGGCGCCCCTCTTCCAGATCCCCGAGGGACGAATGGCAGTGGGCATGGGCATACACGGTGAGCCTGGCATCAGCGAACAGGCTCTTCCGACGGCGGACGCCGCCGCCGAGCTGATGGTCCGCTCACTGCTCGCTGAGGCACCGGAAAACCTGAACGGCCGCCGGGTCGGTGTCATACTTAACGGGCTCGGCGCCGTGAAATCCGAAGAACTCTTCGTCGTATACCGCAAGATCGCACAGATGCTGGACTTCGCCGGGATTGTTGTGGTGGATCCAGAAGTCGGTGAGCTCGTGACGAGCTTCGAGATGGCGGGCGTTTCCCTAACCCTGTTCTGGCTTGATGACGAACTTGAAAAATACTGGACGGCGCCCGCGAGCACCCCGGCCTTCCGAAAAGGTGTCGTCAGCGACGAGGGCCCCCGCTACGGGAAAACCCCGGAATACGCGGCAAAGAACGAGCTGCCAGATGCTTCAGAAGCCTCCCGCCAGGCTGCCGGCCAAGTGCAGAAGCTTCTGGAAACCGTGCAGGCCGAGATAGATGAAAACGCGGAAAATCTCGGATTCCTGGACTCCGTCGCCGGCGACGGAGACCACGGGATCGGTATGCAGCGGGGTGCTGCCGCGGCGGCGGACGCGGGGCGGGCCGCCCTTGCCGCCGGCGCCGGCGCCGGCACCTTGTTGTCCTTGGCCGCGGATGCGTGGGCCGACCGGGCAGGCGGAACATCCGGCGTGCTGTGGGGCCTGATCATCAAATCCATAGGCCAGAGCGTTGGCGACAACGAATCACCCAACACGGCGAGCATCTCACAGGGAATCACCGAGGCGGCCAAACAGGTCATGGCGTTCGGCAAGGCCGAACTCGGCGACAAGACTCTGGTCGACGTCCTGATTCCATTCAGCGTCGCCCTCAGCGAGGGGATCCGGTCCGGAAATGCCCCGGAGAACGCATGGCACGCAGCAGCCGAAGCGGCCGATGAGGCCGCGAAATCGACGGCCTCCCTTGTCCCCAAGATGGGGCGCGCCCGGCCTCACGCAGAAAAAAGTATAGGAACCCCGGACCCGGGTGCCGTTTCCATGGCAATGATCATCAGGGCAGTCGAACGCGACCTCAGCCCAGAAAGAGAAGTCAAATGA
- a CDS encoding ribose-5-phosphate isomerase yields MTGKFRIVIGSDNAGYEYKEALKADLEKSELVESVHDVGVDETGQTAYPTIAIAAAEMIAGGTADRALLVCGTGLGVAIAANKVEGVRAVTAHDSYSVERSVLSNNAQVLTFGQRVVGLELARRLAREWLTYRFDETSASAQKVQLMNDYEADRDA; encoded by the coding sequence ATGACTGGCAAGTTCCGAATCGTCATCGGCAGCGACAACGCTGGCTACGAATATAAAGAGGCGCTCAAGGCTGACCTCGAAAAAAGCGAACTCGTTGAGTCCGTTCATGACGTCGGCGTCGACGAAACCGGCCAGACCGCCTACCCCACGATTGCCATCGCCGCGGCAGAAATGATCGCCGGCGGAACAGCTGACCGGGCGCTCCTGGTCTGCGGTACAGGTCTGGGCGTTGCCATCGCGGCAAACAAAGTTGAAGGAGTCCGTGCCGTTACCGCCCACGACAGCTATTCCGTCGAGCGTTCCGTCCTGAGTAACAACGCGCAGGTACTGACGTTCGGGCAGCGCGTCGTGGGACTGGAACTCGCCCGGCGGCTGGCCCGCGAATGGCTCACGTACCGGTTCGACGAAACGTCAGCTTCAGCCCAAAAAGTCCAGCTGATGAACGATTACGAGGCAGACCGGGATGCCTGA
- a CDS encoding triose-phosphate isomerase family protein, which yields MDHPKPALLGVSLKMYFGHEETLEWCRQVAVMAKGHQALQDGEVELFILPSFQALVPARQILADTPVAIGAQDLHWEDRGAFTGEVSGPALAEADCRYVEVGHAERRRLFGEDDAVVSAKTAAALRNGLIPVICVGEPDEGPAENAAEVCLAQLSSALQPDQRNGRGSAVVVAYEPAWAIGSTSPASSKHISEVCARLKEWLRTQTRFTQWSVIYGGSAGPGLLTQLDSDVDGLFLGRFAHRVTALSDIIDEASRLRDGYVRRDG from the coding sequence ATGGACCACCCAAAACCCGCGCTCCTCGGAGTCAGTCTCAAGATGTACTTCGGGCATGAAGAAACACTGGAATGGTGTCGGCAGGTGGCTGTGATGGCCAAGGGACACCAGGCCCTGCAGGATGGCGAAGTGGAACTCTTTATACTCCCCAGTTTCCAAGCCTTGGTCCCTGCCCGGCAAATTCTCGCTGACACCCCCGTGGCAATCGGCGCCCAGGACCTGCACTGGGAAGATCGGGGCGCTTTCACCGGCGAAGTCAGCGGACCGGCGCTGGCAGAAGCGGATTGCCGCTACGTCGAGGTCGGGCACGCAGAACGCCGCAGGCTTTTCGGCGAGGATGACGCGGTCGTGAGTGCCAAAACGGCCGCCGCCCTTAGGAATGGTCTCATTCCGGTGATTTGCGTCGGCGAGCCTGACGAAGGTCCGGCGGAGAACGCTGCCGAGGTCTGTCTCGCCCAGCTCAGCTCGGCGCTCCAGCCGGATCAGCGCAACGGACGGGGTTCTGCCGTCGTTGTTGCGTACGAACCCGCCTGGGCCATTGGATCCACGAGCCCGGCATCTTCGAAGCACATCAGCGAGGTCTGTGCCCGCCTCAAGGAATGGCTGAGGACCCAAACCCGCTTTACCCAATGGTCCGTCATCTATGGAGGAAGCGCGGGGCCGGGTCTGCTGACGCAGCTCGACTCCGACGTCGACGGACTGTTCCTGGGCCGCTTTGCGCACCGTGTCACGGCGCTATCGGACATCATTGACGAAGCGTCCCGCCTCCGTGACGGGTACGTCAGGCGAGACGGGTAG
- a CDS encoding DeoR/GlpR family DNA-binding transcription regulator has protein sequence MKSDADNQTPRLSRQGERQRAISEAVMAEGAVRIDELAERFGTSQMTVHRDLDELEARGLLRKSRGVATALSSSLVESSDVFRTGQQQDEKREIARTAVELIETGQAIFLDDSTTVLQMARLIPSRTPLTVITNVLTLINELKGTRGISLVALGGSYYNWCSSFMGGTTIEAINKLRADVFIMSTAAITDDICFFQSQATVDIKRAMFNAAAKRILLVDHTKFQKRALYALAPLSDFDVVVVDSKTNPEDINRLRSHNVHVIVADGHARHDGLHEDPGTGNSAAPDNRPK, from the coding sequence ATGAAATCTGATGCGGACAACCAGACACCGCGTCTTTCCCGTCAGGGCGAACGGCAGCGCGCGATCTCGGAGGCCGTAATGGCCGAAGGGGCGGTGCGTATCGATGAGCTGGCCGAGCGCTTCGGAACCAGCCAGATGACAGTCCACCGCGACCTTGACGAGCTGGAGGCTCGTGGCCTGCTCCGTAAGTCCAGAGGCGTGGCGACGGCATTGTCATCAAGCCTTGTTGAATCCAGCGATGTCTTCCGGACCGGTCAGCAGCAGGACGAAAAGCGGGAGATCGCCCGTACGGCCGTGGAGCTCATCGAGACAGGGCAGGCGATCTTCCTGGACGACTCCACCACTGTGCTCCAAATGGCACGGCTGATCCCTTCACGGACCCCATTGACCGTCATCACCAATGTGCTCACCCTCATCAACGAGCTGAAGGGCACACGAGGAATCTCCCTCGTGGCTCTCGGCGGAAGCTACTACAACTGGTGCAGCTCGTTCATGGGCGGCACCACAATCGAAGCGATCAATAAGCTCCGTGCTGATGTATTCATCATGTCTACAGCAGCGATCACGGACGACATCTGCTTCTTCCAAAGCCAAGCGACGGTAGACATCAAGCGCGCCATGTTCAACGCCGCCGCCAAAAGGATCCTGCTTGTAGATCACACAAAATTCCAGAAACGGGCGCTCTACGCACTGGCGCCCCTCTCGGACTTCGACGTCGTCGTGGTGGACTCCAAAACGAATCCCGAGGACATCAACCGGCTAAGGTCCCATAATGTCCACGTCATCGTCGCCGACGGCCACGCCCGCCATGACGGCCTTCATGAAGATCCAGGCACGGGTAATTCCGCCGCACCCGACAACCGACCAAAATGA